A section of the Polynucleobacter sp. AP-Jannik-300A-C4 genome encodes:
- a CDS encoding Tim44 domain-containing protein: MNKHFFKATLLSISLIFATVGHADAARLGGGRSIGKAPSAPMQKQAAPAQKPAQQAQPATPATAPKAPAPSRFGGMGGILGGLAAGLGIGYLLSHFGLGEGAASLITGLLIAALAGFAIMFVMRRMMPALSGANKGPQVASQGMQRANMDQVPRHEPAFTPAANAFGGIASEPAPFQSTLPPGFDEYAFLDNAKQYFSTLQKAWDQGDLAALREYTTPEMFATIEQDLSGRADSANQTDVVTLNAQLLGIETADNTYYCSVQFTGMIREQAGAQANNFSEIWNLSKPVSGPGGWVLAGISQLV, encoded by the coding sequence ATGAATAAGCATTTTTTCAAGGCAACTTTATTAAGTATCAGCTTAATTTTTGCCACGGTTGGTCATGCTGATGCCGCTCGTTTAGGTGGCGGTAGAAGTATTGGTAAGGCACCAAGTGCGCCAATGCAAAAACAGGCTGCTCCTGCACAAAAACCAGCTCAACAAGCTCAACCAGCTACACCAGCCACGGCTCCTAAAGCACCGGCACCTAGTCGCTTTGGCGGCATGGGTGGAATTCTTGGCGGGCTTGCTGCGGGATTGGGCATCGGTTACCTCTTATCTCATTTTGGTTTGGGTGAGGGCGCCGCTTCTTTGATTACTGGATTGCTGATTGCAGCCTTAGCAGGTTTTGCCATCATGTTTGTAATGAGAAGAATGATGCCTGCTTTATCGGGCGCTAATAAAGGTCCTCAAGTAGCTTCCCAGGGAATGCAGCGTGCCAATATGGATCAGGTACCAAGGCATGAGCCTGCATTTACACCAGCTGCAAATGCTTTTGGCGGTATTGCTAGTGAGCCAGCGCCATTCCAATCCACCTTGCCACCCGGTTTTGATGAATACGCATTTTTGGATAATGCAAAGCAATATTTCTCCACCCTGCAAAAAGCATGGGATCAGGGTGATTTAGCTGCTTTGCGTGAGTACACCACGCCTGAAATGTTTGCAACGATTGAGCAAGACCTATCAGGTCGTGCTGATAGTGCTAACCAAACTGATGTAGTTACCCTCAATGCACAGTTATTGGGAATTGAAACGGCAGACAATACTTATTACTGCAGCGTTCAGTTCACAGGCATGATTCGTGAACAAGCAGGCGCACAAGCAAATAATTTTTCTGAAATCTGGAACTTAAGTAAGCCTGTAAGCGGTCCTGGAGGCTGGGTACTAGCGGGTATTTCTCAGTTAGTTTAA